A region of the Kribbella sp. NBC_01245 genome:
CGGAGTTGCGTGACAGGGTCGCAACAGCCTTAAACGCCTGACAAGGGCGAGCAGTCGGCCGGATCCCAGTAGGGTGCTTCCGTGCCTCAGTTACGGCTTGCCCTCGCCCAGCTCAATGTCACCGTCGGTGACCTTGACGGCAACACCGAAAAGATCGTCGCGTGGACCCGGAATGCGGTCGATCGCGGTGCCCATCTGGTCGCTTTTCCGGAGCTCGCGCTGACCGGTTATCCGGTCGAGGATCTCGCGTTGCGGCGATCGTTCGTGGACGCGTCGCAGGCCAAAATGACGAAGCTCGCGGGCCGTCTGGCGGACGAGGGCATGGGCGAGATCGTGGTCGTGGTCGGTTACCTCGACCGGGCCGGCGGTACGGCGATGGGCGTCGACCGCCTCGGCCGTCCGAAGGGCTCCCCCACCAACTGCGCCGCCGTGCTGCACAACGGCGAGGTCGTCACCAGTGCCGTCAAACACCACCTGCCGAACTACGGGGTCTTCGACGAGTTCCGGCACTTCGTTCCTGGTGACACTCTGCAAGTTGTCCGCATCCACGGCGTCGACGTCGCGATCGTGATCTGCGAGGACCTTTGGCAGGACGGCGGCCCGGTCGCGGCGACACGCGAAGCCGGCGCGGGTCTGCTTTTAGTTGTCAACAGCTCGCCGTATGAGGCCAACAAGGACGACGTCCGCGGTGAACTGGTCGGCCGCCGCGCCCGCGAGGCCGGTTGCCCGCTCGCCTACGTGAACCTCGTCGGCGGTCAGGACGAACTGGTCTTCGACGGCGATTCGCTGGTGGTCGACGCGGCCGGCTCGGTCATCGCGCGCGCACCGCAGTTCCAAGAAGGCGGCATGGTCGTCGATCTGGAACTGCCCGCGCCTGCCGGCACACCTGAGGGCACGGTCGACGGCATCCGGATCGAGCATCACGTCGTCCACGAAGAGCCCCTCGCGTCGTACGAGCCGATCCCCGCCGCGCAGGCGCCGCGGCTGTCGGACGAGGCCGAGATGTACGGCGCGATCGTGCTCGGGTTGCGCGACTACGTGCAGAAGAACGGGTTCAAGAGCGTGCTGCTCGGGTTGTCCGGCGGCATCGACTCTTCGCTGGTCGCCGCGATCGCCTGCGACGCGATCGGCGCCGAGCGCGTCTTCGGTGTCTCCAACCCGAGCGTCTACTCGTCCGAACACTCCAAGGACGACGCCGCCGAGCTCGCTGCCCGGACCGGATTGAACTATCGCGTGGTGCCGATCCAGCCGATGGTGCAGCCGTTCCTGGACACCCTCGGTCTGACCGGACTCGCCGAGGAGAACCTGCAGGCCCGGGTCCGCGCGGTGATCTGGATGGGCCTGTCGAACGCGGACGGCCACCTGGTACTTGCCTGCGGCAACAAATCGGAACTGGCCGTCGGCTACTCGACCATCTACGGCGACGCGGTCGGTGGTTATGCCCCGCTCAAGGACCTACCGAAGACGGCGGTCTGGCGGCTGGCGAAATGGCGTAATGAGGACGCCATCGCCAAGGGCAAGCAGCCGCCGATCCCGGAGAACGCGATCAGCAAACCGCCGTCGGCGGAGCTGCGTCCCGGCCAGGTCGACACCGATTCGCTGCCCGAGTACGCGCTGCTCGACGACATGCTCGACGACTACGTTGAGCTGGACGCCGGCTCGGCCGAGCTGGTCGCCGCCGGGTTCGACCCGGATCTGGTCAGCAAGGTGATCCAGCTGGTCGACCACGCCGAGTACAAACGCCGCCAGTACCCGCCGGGCCCGAAGATCACCCGGAAGGCCTTCGGCCGGGATCGCCGGCTCCCGATCACCAGCGCGTGGCGGGAAGACGCCAGGAAGGCGACTGAGACCTGACCTCAGCCTGGCGCCACCGCCGCGCCCCGCAGCGCCCCGTTCCGCCGACGGGTGTCACGAAAGCACCTCCGGCCCGCCCTGCGCTGCCCAGTTCTGGTGTGATCGCGCCCGCGGACAGCCCGCTGCCCGCGGCGCCGCAACCAGCCCCACCACCCCCGCAACCCGAGACGAAGGAGCCGGCCGTGAGCGATGCCTCACAACCAGGCGGTCTCGATCCTGCCTGGCAACGGTGGGACGATGAGCAGATGGTTGACAACTTCCTGTCGGCCGGTACCCACAGCGAAGAGGACGAACTGCCCTCTCCGTACGGGACCGGACCATCGAACCGGACAACCGAGCAGCCGCCGGACCACGTCGCCGACTACGGCAGCGAGTACGGCAGCGGGCCCTATGAGTACTCGGAGCGTTCGCGTGAACTGGCGGAGCGCTCCCGCGAGCTGACCGAACGCGCCCGCGAACTCGCCGAACGCCGTTCCGCCGACGCGCGTGGTGGGTCTAGTGCGGACCCGCGTGGTGCGTCGGATCCCCGCGGTACGTCGGAAGCGCGCGGGTCTTGGGAGTCTCGGGGGGACGGCGAGTCGGGGGATATCTCGCGGCCGTCTTATCTGCCGAAGCTGCCCTCACCACCTGGTCCGCCGCCGTTGCCGCGTTCCTCCGGGCCGTACGGCGAGGGGTCGTCGCTCGGTGACGGCAGTCCGTTCGCCCCGGCACCGCCGTCGTACGGGCCGCAGGGTGGACCGCCGTACGGGCAGTCGGCGCCGAACGGGCCTTCCGCCCGCATGCAGCCGCCTCCCGGTGGCGCCCCGGCACCTCCCAACGCGCCCGCCGCTCCTGGCGGTGCTGCTACTGGTGCGCCCGCTACTGGTAGTCCCGGCGCTGGTGGTCCCGGCGCTTCCGGTGTCTCCGGCGGTCCGGTGCAGGGTGGTGCGGGTCAGGGTGGCGTGGCGGGTCCGTCGCGACCGGGTGCTGGTGTGCCCGGGTCTGCGAACCAGGGTCCGCCCACCGGCTTCACTCCGGCCGGACCTGGCGGTACGCCGTACAACCCGGCACAGAACGGTCTGCGCGAAGGCCAACCTGCTCCCGGCCCTGCCGGCACTGGCCCGTCCGGTCCGGCTAACCCGGCTACTGGTCCGGGAGGACCTGGTAACGGCCCACAAGGGGTACCAACTGGGCCGGCGGCTCGGCGTGGTCCCGGCGGGTATGCCGGCGGGCCGGTTCAACCCGAGGCCAACGAGTTCGACGACGCGCCAGTGATCAGCCAAGCCCGTCGCGCCGCTGGCAGGCCCCGCCAACCCGCGCAACCCCCACAGCCCCAGTCACCCTTCGCGCCTTCCCCCTCAACAGCGCCGTCGTCTTCCCTGTCGCCGTCGTCTTCGCTGTCGCCGGAAGGGGCAGCGGTCGACGAGCAGCCCACCGCCGAACAGCCGGCGGCAACCGCATCGCAGCACCACGGCGGTCACGCGGCCCCTGGTCTGCTCGACCAGGCGTCACGTCTAACCGACGCTGGTTCATCGGGCCTTGGTACGGCGTCTCCAACGGGCTTCCCTGGCCCGGCCGGGGAAACCCACACCCTCGGCGCCTCGGGCGATCCGGCGGCAACGGGCTCCTTCGGCACACCGGCTTCGACTAGCGCGACCGCCTCCAACTCGACCGGCTCCACTGAGACCGGTGCGAGCGCGGCCGCGTCCGGCACGGGTGGTCCGGCTGCCTCCGGCTCGGCCGCCTCGGGTGGTTCGGCGCCTCGGTCCCGCACCGCGCGGCGGACGCGGGTACATCACCTGCGCGAGCTGAAGCAGCGTGGCGAGAAGTGGGCGATGCTGACGGCGTACGACCAGTACACGGCCGAGATCTTCGACGAGGCCGGTATCCCGGTCCTACTCGTCGGCGACTCCGCGGCGAACAACGTCTACGGCTACGAGTCGACCCTGCGGGTGAGCGTGGACGAGTTGATCCCGCTGTCCCGGGCGGTCGCGACGGCGGCACAACGCGCGCTGGTGGTGGCGGATCTGCCCTTCGGGTCGTACCAGGCGACGCCCGAGCAGGCGTTCCACACGGCCGTGCGGTTCATGAAGGAGGCCGGCGTCCACGCGGTCAAACTCGAGGGCGGGCGCAACGTCGTACCGCAGGTCGAGTTGCTCACCCAGTCGGGTATTCCGGTGATGGCGCATATCGGATTCACGCCGCAGAGCGAGCACGGCCTCGGTGGTTACCGGGTCCAGGGTCGGGGCGAGCAGGCGTCCGCGTTGATCGACGACGCGGTCGCGCTGGCCGAGGCGGGCGCGTTCGCCGTCGTACTCGAGATGGTCCCGGGTGATGTCGCGGCCGAGATCACCAAGCGGATCCCGATCCCCACGATCGGTATCGGAGCGGGCAGGGACTGCGACGCGCAGGTGCTGGTATGGCAGGACATGGCCGGGTTTCGCTCCGGCCCGATGCCCCGATTCGTGAAGCAGTACGCGGATCTGCGCGGGGTTCTCACCGGTGCGGCAGCGGCCTTCGCGGCGGATGTCGCCGCGGGATCGTTCCCTGCCGACGAGCACACCTTCTGACATCATCGCCCGAGCCGGCGTCGTCTGGACGCCGGCCGGGCGTGTCGGCATGAGACGCCCGGTCTGTTGAGTGAGACGCGCCGCATTGCAGGACGAACAGTGGCCTGGATCAACTAAATTCTCTGACTGTGAGCGATCCTCGACTGCCCAAGCCCGGCACCTTGATCCGGCGTACGACAGCCCGCGTGCTGCCCGTCCGCCCGGACAACAAGGTGTTGCTGCTGCACGGCTGGGATCCGGTCAAGCCCGAAGTGCCGTACTGGTTCACCATCGGCGGGGCCGTCGAATCCGGCGAGACGCTTTCCGAAGCCGCCAGCCGCGAACTCCGCGAAGAGGTCGGCATCACCCTCGCCCCCGAGCAACTCGGTGACCCGGTCGCCAGCAACGTGATCGAATTCGAGTGGGGCGGCTGCCCGATCATCCAGACCCAGACGTTCTTCGCGGTCGACGTGGACACCGTCGAGGTCAGCTTCGCCAACCAGGAACAACTCGAGCTCGAGACCATCAGCGCCCACGGCTGGTGGTACGCCGACGACCTGGAAAAGACGGGCCAAGCGGCCCACATCACCATCCCCGGCCTACTCCGCGCCGCCGTAACAGCCATCACCACCCGCCGCTACCCCGCCACCGGCGAAGCCGTCTAACGGGTCTTCTTGCATTCATCGGACCCTTGTGACCGAAGGGTCAGCGGGCGCGGGCGGCTTTGACGATCTTCTTCGGGACCTTCTTGTCGACCTTGTAGGTCGTCCGGTCGAGGCGCTCGGCGCAACCGGCGTCCGCGATCCGCTTCAGGACAACCGGGCACTTTTTGCAGCGCGGCTTGTCCTTGCAGCACTTTTTCTTAGCGGAAATCGTCGGCACGCCTGGAGTGTAGGTGAGCCTCACCTAACCGTCCATACGCCGCAGTGTGTCTCCGCTCACGGCCGCATCGGGTTTGCCAGCTGATCGGTGAGGATCCCCCGCGCCTCCACCAACGACGGCCCGTACCAAGTGAGGTGCCGCCCCGACACACATCGCGCCTCCCGCCCCGGAAACGCCTCCGGCCCATCACCCGGCGAAAACGCATAAGGCTCATCCGGCAACACCACCACGTCGTACGCCGGCAACGCGTCCAAGTCGATCCGCGGATACCGCTCCGGGTCATCCGCCAGCACGTTGTCGTACCCCAATCGCGCGAGCAAATCCCCCGCGAACGTCTCCCGCCCCAACGCCATCCAAGGCCGCCGCCAAATCGGCACCACCACTCGTCGCCGGTTCCCGACGTACGGCGCCTCCCAAACCGCGCGCGCCTGCCGCAACCAGTCCGGGTCTTCCCGACACCCGAGCACGGCGAGCATCCGGCCAAGGGACGCGAGCGCCTCCGGAACCGTCGTCGGCGCCGTAACCCAAACCGCCAACCCCGCCGACCTCAACCGCTCAAGATCTTCGTCGCGATTCTCTTCGGCATTCGCGATGACGAGATCCGGCGCGAGTTCAATGACGAGATCGACGTCCGGATTCTTCGTGCCCTTGACCCGCACCACGTCGAGGTCCACCGGATGCGAACACCAGTCCGTCGCCCCAACAAGCAACCCGCGATCCGTAGCCGCAACCGCCTCACTCAACGACGGCACCAAACTCACCACCCGCCGCACCACGCTGACGTCATGCTCCGCACCTACGTCATCACGCATAGGCCCATCACATCACGCGGACCGCCACGTCCACGCGGCGCCGCCAAACGGCTTGGATGACCCTTTCTAGGCCACCGGGTGGACCTGGCGGTCCGCTGTGGATAACCAAAACGGCGATCGGGCGAATTGCGCGACCATGATGCGATGGCCGATATCGTCGAGATTCTCCAACGGACCGGAGCATCGACCTTTACCGAGCTCCGGTCGCACGTATCGGCGCGAGCAATCCGGTCAGCGCTCGTGCCGCCATCGCCTGGGGATTCCAGGTGGTGACCAGACCCTTGGCCCCGCATGTGACGATCCGCTGCAACCGGCATCGCCGCAACACGCGGCTTCCTTGTGTATTGCATCGGCAGGACGTGCCTGAGCTGGATGGGTTGACCACGCCCCTGCGCACTGTTCTGGACTGTGCGCGCACCCTGCCTTTTGGTGAAGCACTCGCGGTGGCGGACTCGGCGCTGCGGCTCGGCGCTGTGTCGCGTTCCGAACTATCCGCCGCTGCGGGCAGGCGATGCGCGAACGTCCAGGTCCACACGACGCTCTGCAGAGTGCGGCTTAACCGGTTGCGGAAGGCTTCGTGTGGACGTGGCGGTCCGGCCTCCGTTGAAGGCATCCAGGCCGGGCGTTTGCAGACCATTCGAAGTAGTTGCCTTGGGCCTCTAATCGCGTTGCGGCGGAAACCTTCAGGGGTTGATGTGGTGGTTGGAGGTGAGGTGCGAGAGAGAGGTTGCCGGGGACAACTTGGTGGGAGTGGTGCGTCGGATGCGCGAAATTCGCTACTTTCGTGCGCGTGTCGCGAACTAGTTCTTGGGGTGGTTTGACGTACATAACGCGCGCGAAAAGGCCTTGTGCAGAAGGGTTTTCCGAGTCGTGCCGTGAAATCGTCGGCGTGGCGCCTTGTGTTCAGGGTCTTTCGGGTGCTTTACGTCGGCACCTTTGGTTGTCATCATCGAGAAGACGAGGAATCCACCGTGGTTTTCCTCAGCCGCACCAAGGAGGCAGAGTGCCAGCCAAGAAGGCAGCCGCAACGAAGGCGACAGCCACAAAGGCCGCGAAGAAGGCGCCGGCTAAAAAGGCCCCGGCCCGTAAGGCCGTAGCCAAGAAGGTCAGCGCCGCAAAGGCAACTCCGGCCCGGAAGACCGCTGTCGCCAAGAAGGCCGGTGCCGCGAAGACGACAACCGCGCGCAAGGTCACGCCGGCGAAGACGACGGCCAAGAAGGTCACCGCCAAGAAAGCCGTGAAGAAGACGACGGCGAAGAAGGCACCGGCCAAGGTCGCGGCGAAGAAAGCCCCGGCGAAGAAGGTCGTCGCCAAGAAGGTGACCGCTAAGAAGACAGCGGCCAAGAAGGCCACCACTGCGAAGAAGGCACCGGCGAGGAAGGCGGTCGTGAAGAAGACCGCCGCGAAGAAGGCGCCGGCCAAGAAGGCCACCGCGAAGAAGACCGTCGCGAAGAAGGCCCCAGCCAAGAAGACGACGGCTAAGAAGACCGCCGTCCGGAAGACCGTGGCCAAGAAGACGACGGCTCGTAAGGTCGTCGCCAAAAAGGCACCGGTGAAGAAGACCGTCGCGAAGAAGACGGTCGCGAAGAAGGCGCCAGCCAAGAAGGCCACCGCGAAGAAGACGGTGGCCCGCAAGGCACCGGCACGGAAGACGGCCGCTAAGAAGGCCTGACGAACGAAAGCCGAGAGGGGCGCCACCTATTCGGTGGCGCCCCTCTCGCATGTCCAGCAAAAGGACTCAGTCTTCGTCGTTCCAGCGCGGGTCGTTGTCCCAGGCCTCGTTACGCTCGTCGACCTTCTCCAAGGCCCGGGCCGCTTCCTCCTTGGAGGCGTACGGACCGAGGCGGTCACCGGCCTGACAACCCTGGTACGGCTCGACGGCGTGGTGTTTGGTGCAGTAGTACCACTCGTTGCTGTGATCCTCAGCCATAGCCGAAAACCACCTCCGATCTCTGCCTGCGGTCCGCGGACGTTCTCCGTGCGGTCCCGAATTTACCGTCGTCCCGCCCTCCACGCCGGTACCCGCGCGCGGCCTCACTACACTGGTGCCACCATGTCGCTTCTCAGTCCAGGCACTCTGTCGCCGCGCCGTCCCGTGCCCGCCTCCATTCCCCGCCCGGAGTACGTCGACAAGCCGGCGCCGACGCCGTTCGACGGGTCGTACGTCACTGACGCCGAGACGGTCGAGCGGATGCGAGTGGCCGGCCGCCTCGCCGCGCAGGCGCTGGAGGCCGTCGGCAAGGCGGTCGCGCCGGGTGTCACCACCGACGAGCTCGACGCGATCGGTCACGACTTCCTCGTCGCGCACGACGCGTACCCGTCGACCCTGGGCTACCGCGGCTACCCGAAGTCGCTCTGCACCTCGGTGAACGAGGTGATCTGTCACGGCATCCCGGACGATCGCCCGCTCGAGGACGGCGACATCGTCAACGTCGACATCACCGCGTTCCTCAACGGGGTGCACGGTGATACCAACGCCACGTTCCTGTGCGGCGACGTCGACGAGGAGAGCCGGCTGCTGGTCGAGCGCACTCGCGAGTCGCTGAACCGCGCGATCAAGGCGGTCAAGCCGGGTCGCCGCGTCAACATCATCGGCCGCGTCATCGAGTCGTACGCGAAGCGGTTCGGCTACGGCGTCGTTCGGGACTTCACCGGTCACGGCATCTCGACCGCGTTCCACTCCGGGCTGATCATTCCGCACTACGACGACGAGCGGTTCGACACTCTGATCGAGCCCGGGATGACGTTCACGATCGAGCCGATGCTGACCCTCGGCACGTTCGACTACGACCTCTGGGACGACGACTGGACGGCCGTCACCAAGGACGGTTCGCGCACCGCCCAGTTCGAGCACACCCTGCTCGTCACCGACACCGGCGCCGAAATCCTCACCCTGCCGTAGTCACCGGTTCGACGCCTTCTTCACGAACGCGGCCAGGTCCTTGGACTGCTGCACGCGGCTCTCCTCGTGCACGTACATCATGTGACCGGCCGGGTAGTACGCCGTCTCGATGTTCTCGCGCAGTTCGGCCGGGATCTGCAACCGGGCAAGCGTGTACTCGGTGGCGAAGTAAGGAGTCGCGCCGTCGTAATGTCCCGACGCCACATGGACCTTGAGATGCGGGTTGGCTCGCATCGCGGTGGCGAGTTTGTCCGCCACGGTGACCTGGCGATTCTCGAAGTCCTTGAACGACCAGCCCTCGTTCACGGTGTAGCTCAGAATCTCGTACGGCAGGTCGTTGTGGTATTCCAGCTCCGCGTGCACGTAGTGGTTCAGCGCGGCCGTGTACGGACCGAGGATCGCCGACATCGACGGATCCGCCTCGAAGTGCTCGCGCCCCGAATCCGCGTCCCAGCCGACGAACCGGCCATCCAGCCGCCCGACCACCCGACGCGATTCGCGCAACAACTCGGTCGAGAACCGGATGTGCTCGATGCGCAGATCCACCCGGTCGACGTACTCCTCGGTCAATCCGGCCAACGCGGCCGTCTTCGCCACCACGTCGGCCCGCTCGGACTCGGACAACCGGCTGCCACTCGCCAGCGCCGCGGCGTACGTCGTCGAGGCGAACTCCTCCGCCTCGGCAAGCACGTCCGCGAGCGGGCGATCGCCGTGCTTGCCGTGGTAGTGCGCGATCGCGGCGTACGACGGGAGGAACATCGCGTACGGCAGGTCGTTGCCGGGCGAGAATACGAGCGTGCCGAACTCCAGCACGCTCGAGATGAGCATGATGCCGTTCAGGTACATCCCGTAGCGGTCCTGCAGATGCGCCGCCAGCCCGGCCGCGCGCGTCGTTCCGTACGACTCCCCCGCCAAGAACTTCGGCGACATCCAGCGGCCGTTCCGCGAGGTCCAGAGCCGGATCACCTCGCCGACGGATTCCAGGTCGGGCGTGAAGCCGTGGTAGTCGCCCGCCTTCACACCGGTGGCCGGGCGGGAGTAGCCGGTCGACACCGGGTCGATGAAGACGAGGTCGCTGTGCGCGAGCAGTGATTCCGCGTTGTCGACCAGCCCGTACGGCGGCGGCGCGAGGTCTCCGGCGTCACCCGCCACCACCCGGCGCGGGCCGAGCACGCCAAGGTGCAACCAGATACTCGACGAGCCGGGCCCACCGTTGAACGCGAACGTCACCGGCCGCTGGGTGACATCCGCGCCGTCCAGCGTGTACGCCGTCAGGAACACCTCGGCCTGCGCCTGGTGACCGTCGAACGTGCCGTCGGTGACGACCTCCTTGCGCAGCACGATCCGCCCGGTGGTCGCGGTGTACTTCAGCTTGCGCCGGCCGACCGGCAGCACATGCAAAGTCGTGACCAGATCATCCGTCGGCTTCTCCGCGTCAGGCTTCGGCACGTCAGGCTTGGCGGTGTCGGCTGCGGGCGTTTCGTCCTTCTTGTCAGTCGGCATGAAGGAGAGATTAGTTCACAGCTGGTGAGCTCCCGGGCGGCCGTTCTCGACCACGAACGACGCGTACGTGTAGTCCGGTGCGTCCCGGCGGCTGACCGTGCGGACCATCCGCAGATCGGTGCGGAACTCGTCCCGGTCGAGCGTGCAGCGGACATACCCGCGCCGGTCGCCGTCGAAGAACTTGATGTGCGGGTTGAACGGGATCATCGGCCCGTAGTACGGCCCGTAGACCTCGCGATCGCCGTTGCTCGACAGCGACGTACCAACGAACTCCGTCGCGATAACCGGCGTGCCTTCGCGATCGAAGTCGGCGTGGATATCGTTGACGAACGTCGAGTGCCAGTCCCCCGTCACCACCACCGGGTTACGCGTCTTCGCCTCGCGCCAGGCCCCGATCAGCCGCTGCCGCGCGGCCGGGTAGCCGTCCCACGCGTCATGCCACAGCAGGTCTCCAGCCTTCCCGTCATGGTCTAGGCGTCCAACCATCACGTTGCTCGCCAGAACGTCCCACTGGGCCTTAGAGCGCTTCAGGCCGTCGTACAGCCACTGCTCCTGCTGCTGGCCCAACATCGTCACAGAGGGGTCGTACGCCGCTTCGCACGCGTCTGCCTCGCCCCAGCCGCACGGCGGCACGCTGCGGTACTGACGGCCGTCGACCACGTCGAACTGTGCAAGGTCTCCCCACTGCAAGCGACGGTAGATCCGCGGCCCCTGACCAGTAGGCCTTGCAGGACGTCGTACCGGCTGGTGCTCGTACCAGGCCTGGTACGCCGCTGCGCGTAGTTCCGTGATGTCGCCTTCGTACTGCGACTGGTGGTTCGCGTAGTCGTTCTGGACCTCGTGGTCGTCCCAGGTCACCATCCACGGAAAGCGCGCGTGTGCCGTCTGTAGGTCCGGGTCACTCTTGTAAAGGGCGTACTGCATCCGCCAACGGGCAAGACCGCGCGGAGCCTTCCGTAGAACCTCAGGCACCGGGGTCTTCCGGTAGCCACCATCGGCCGGGATACCGCCTTCGTAGACGTAGTCACCGAGGTGGAGAACTAGATCCACGTCTTCCTCGGCAAGGTGCTTCAGCGCCGAGTAGTAGCCGCTAGACCAGTCCTGACAAGACGCGAAGGCGAAACTCATCGAGGCGTTCCGCCCGGTCCACAGCGGCGTAGTTCGCGTTCTACCAACAGGGGAGATGTCCGAGCGGTAGCGGAACCGGTAGAACCACTCGCGGTCTGGAGCCAGCCCCTCGACCTCTACGTGCACGGAGTGCGCAAGAGCCGGTAGCGCCCACGACACACCTTCACGCACGACCTGCCGGAAGGAGTCGTCACGGGCGATCTGCCATTGCACCGGGACCTTCACGGCCGGCATGCCGCCGTCGGGTACGAAGAGGTCTGGCACGAGTCTGGTCCACAGCACCACGCCAGTAGGCGTTGGATCGCCGCTGGCGACTCCAAGCGTGAACGGATAGCCAGAGCCGGCAGGGCGGGCATTAGCGGGCCCAACCGGCATTTGGGCCAATAGGGCGAGACCGGCGACACCACCGGTCACTCCGAGGAAGCGGCGGCGGTCGAGTGAAGTAGGCGGAGTCACCTCGCGAAACTACCGCTGCCGGTTGAAGTCCGGATGTCCTGCGAGTGTCGAAAACCAGATGCGGGTGGTACCAGGGCGACCTATCGTCGTGGTACGCGCCCGGCTCTTCAAAGTGCCTCGCAGGCAAGCTGATCTCGGGCGCGTTCAGGTCAAGTGCCCGGTGCGACGGCAACGGTTACTTCTCACCACAGGTCGGGGGTTCGAGTCCCTCCCGGACGATTTTCACGTCCGGTAGCTCAGCTGAGAGCAGTGGACCAACACCGTTACCAACATGGTCTCGGGCGCTTCGGCCTGACCAGAAACCGACAAGGGGGAAGCAGTGTCCAAGTTCAACCGGGATGGTGTGCACGCTGCTGTCCCGAGCGTGGCTCGCAGTGTCGTCACCAGCGAGCAGGCGTCCAGCATTCGCACGGCTGAAGGCGCGCCCGGTTACCGGCGCGAGCCGAAGTCGGAGCTGTTCCTGCTCGCGATCTCGAACCTGGTCGGCGAGCACACGGCCTACGAGTCCGCGACCGATCGCGACCGCCGGTTCGTCCAGCTGGTCCACCACGTGGCCGTAACCGACATGGACTGGCTCAGCCGCTTCCTACCTTGGCTACGCCGTACGGCGAACTTGCGCTCGGCCCCACTCGTAGCAGCGCTCGAGGCTGCGCATGCGCGCCTAGAGGCAGGTCTGCCGGGCGAATCGCGCCAACTCATCTCAAGCGTCCTGCAGCGGGCAGACGAACCCGGAGAGGCCCTGGCCTACTGGACATCCCAGTACGGCCGGGCGATCCCGAAGCCCGTCAAGCGCGGCATTGCCGACGCGGTCACCCGCCTGTACGACGAGCGCGCACTGCTCAAGTACGACTCCCCTGCCAAGTCCTACCGATTTGGCGACGTGATCGATCTCGTACATCCGCGAGCCAACGACGAGCGCCAGGGCGACCTATTCCGGCATGCGCTGGACCGACGGCATGGGCGCGGCAACGCCATCCCTGACACGCTGGAACTGCTCCAGCGCCGAGCAGACCTTGGCGTCGTACCGCTGGAGTATCGGCGCTTCCTGCTGGACGACCACGCCGTACTGGCTGCTGCCGGGATGACGTGGGAGTCGTTGGCAGGCTGGCTACAGGCGCCTCTGGACGCTGCAGCGTGGGAAGGGATCATCCCGTCGATGGGGTATATGGCCCTGCTCCGCAACCTCCGGAACTTCGACGAGGCTGGTCTGTCCGACAAGGCGGCCGCAACGGTTGCAGCGCGGCTTACGGATCCTGTGCAGGTTGCACGGTCGCGGCAGCTGCCTATGCGCTTCCTGTCGGCGTACCGCGCTACAAGTCCGTCTAGCCGGTTTGCGACGTCTCGGTGGGCTCGGCCGCTC
Encoded here:
- a CDS encoding S10 family peptidase; the encoded protein is MPTDKKDETPAADTAKPDVPKPDAEKPTDDLVTTLHVLPVGRRKLKYTATTGRIVLRKEVVTDGTFDGHQAQAEVFLTAYTLDGADVTQRPVTFAFNGGPGSSSIWLHLGVLGPRRVVAGDAGDLAPPPYGLVDNAESLLAHSDLVFIDPVSTGYSRPATGVKAGDYHGFTPDLESVGEVIRLWTSRNGRWMSPKFLAGESYGTTRAAGLAAHLQDRYGMYLNGIMLISSVLEFGTLVFSPGNDLPYAMFLPSYAAIAHYHGKHGDRPLADVLAEAEEFASTTYAAALASGSRLSESERADVVAKTAALAGLTEEYVDRVDLRIEHIRFSTELLRESRRVVGRLDGRFVGWDADSGREHFEADPSMSAILGPYTAALNHYVHAELEYHNDLPYEILSYTVNEGWSFKDFENRQVTVADKLATAMRANPHLKVHVASGHYDGATPYFATEYTLARLQIPAELRENIETAYYPAGHMMYVHEESRVQQSKDLAAFVKKASNR
- a CDS encoding TROVE domain-containing protein, which encodes MSKFNRDGVHAAVPSVARSVVTSEQASSIRTAEGAPGYRREPKSELFLLAISNLVGEHTAYESATDRDRRFVQLVHHVAVTDMDWLSRFLPWLRRTANLRSAPLVAALEAAHARLEAGLPGESRQLISSVLQRADEPGEALAYWTSQYGRAIPKPVKRGIADAVTRLYDERALLKYDSPAKSYRFGDVIDLVHPRANDERQGDLFRHALDRRHGRGNAIPDTLELLQRRADLGVVPLEYRRFLLDDHAVLAAAGMTWESLAGWLQAPLDAAAWEGIIPSMGYMALLRNLRNFDEAGLSDKAAATVAARLTDPVQVARSRQLPMRFLSAYRATSPSSRFATSRWARPLEQALTLSLASVPALPGRTLILVDRSGSMFHDSLSRKSDLTRADAAALFGTALAVRTESADLVEFGTKSALVRLGRGESVLKSLGRFHELGGTNTADAVRRWYKGHDRVVIVTDEQAWAGRGAEPTRDIPCRIPVYTWNLAGYEAGHGPSGVPGRHTFGGLSDAAFAMIPLIEAGQRAGWPF
- a CDS encoding alkaline phosphatase D family protein; this translates as MTPPTSLDRRRFLGVTGGVAGLALLAQMPVGPANARPAGSGYPFTLGVASGDPTPTGVVLWTRLVPDLFVPDGGMPAVKVPVQWQIARDDSFRQVVREGVSWALPALAHSVHVEVEGLAPDREWFYRFRYRSDISPVGRTRTTPLWTGRNASMSFAFASCQDWSSGYYSALKHLAEEDVDLVLHLGDYVYEGGIPADGGYRKTPVPEVLRKAPRGLARWRMQYALYKSDPDLQTAHARFPWMVTWDDHEVQNDYANHQSQYEGDITELRAAAYQAWYEHQPVRRPARPTGQGPRIYRRLQWGDLAQFDVVDGRQYRSVPPCGWGEADACEAAYDPSVTMLGQQQEQWLYDGLKRSKAQWDVLASNVMVGRLDHDGKAGDLLWHDAWDGYPAARQRLIGAWREAKTRNPVVVTGDWHSTFVNDIHADFDREGTPVIATEFVGTSLSSNGDREVYGPYYGPMIPFNPHIKFFDGDRRGYVRCTLDRDEFRTDLRMVRTVSRRDAPDYTYASFVVENGRPGAHQL